The following coding sequences are from one Paracoccus alcaliphilus window:
- a CDS encoding zinc-finger domain-containing protein, with amino-acid sequence MTAASPEHAAPETQIVTTWKVACDGDEAGGLGHPRVWLPIPRDTGWVECGYCDKRFVIDRDHAHDDH; translated from the coding sequence ATGACCGCCGCCAGCCCGGAACACGCCGCGCCCGAAACCCAGATCGTCACCACCTGGAAAGTCGCCTGCGACGGCGATGAGGCCGGCGGGCTGGGCCATCCCCGCGTCTGGCTGCCGATCCCGCGCGATACCGGCTGGGTCGAATGCGGCTATTGCGACAAGCGTTTCGTGATCGACCGCGACCACGCGCATGACGACCACTAG
- a CDS encoding ABC transporter ATP-binding protein, with protein sequence MPDGSTAGNAIEITGLRKTYAASGNAPAKQALMGIDLAIPTGSIFGLLGPNGAGKSTMINILAGLVNKTAGRVRIWGFDQDVNPRQSRAAIGVMPQELNMDPFFTPRASLEVQAGLYGVPKRERWTDELLELVGLTEQANAYARNLSGGMRRRLLLAKALVHRPQILVLDEPTAGVDITLREMLWANIRRLNEQGMTIILTTHYLEEAEQMCDEIAIINHGELIVRKPTRELLDGMDGKTLVIDAGGRVELPALPEGAHPEWREDGRLAITYPPSRIRADTLLDALRGAGVPILDVASEQPDLEDVFVELTRG encoded by the coding sequence ATGCCAGACGGATCGACAGCAGGAAACGCAATCGAGATCACGGGTTTGCGCAAGACCTATGCAGCCAGCGGCAATGCCCCGGCCAAACAGGCGCTGATGGGAATCGATCTTGCCATCCCGACCGGCAGCATCTTCGGGCTGCTGGGGCCGAACGGCGCGGGCAAATCGACGATGATCAACATTCTTGCCGGGCTGGTGAACAAGACCGCCGGGCGGGTGCGGATCTGGGGTTTCGATCAGGATGTGAACCCGCGCCAGTCCCGCGCGGCCATCGGGGTCATGCCGCAGGAACTGAACATGGACCCGTTCTTTACCCCCCGCGCCAGCCTGGAGGTTCAGGCGGGCCTTTACGGCGTGCCGAAACGCGAACGCTGGACCGACGAGCTTCTGGAACTGGTCGGGCTGACCGAGCAGGCCAATGCCTATGCCCGCAACCTGTCGGGCGGGATGCGGCGGCGGCTGCTGCTGGCCAAGGCGCTGGTGCATCGCCCGCAGATCCTTGTGCTGGACGAGCCCACGGCGGGCGTGGACATCACCTTGCGCGAAATGCTGTGGGCCAATATCCGCAGGCTGAACGAACAGGGCATGACCATCATCCTGACCACGCATTATCTGGAAGAGGCCGAACAGATGTGCGACGAAATCGCCATCATCAATCATGGCGAGCTGATCGTGCGCAAACCCACCCGCGAATTACTGGACGGTATGGACGGCAAGACGCTGGTGATCGACGCAGGCGGGCGGGTCGAATTGCCCGCCCTGCCCGAGGGCGCCCATCCCGAATGGCGCGAGGACGGGCGGCTGGCGATCACCTATCCGCCCTCGCGTATCCGCGCGGATACGCTGTTGGACGCGCTGCGCGGTGCGGGCGTGCCGATTCTGGACGTGGCCAGCGAGCAGCCCGATCTGGAGGATGTGTTCGTCGAACTGACGCGGGGTTAG
- a CDS encoding HIT domain-containing protein gives MAFDYDDNNIFAKILRNEIPNDTVAENEHALAFRDIRPQAPSHVLVIPKGRYVSYDDFAANASDAEIVGFTRLCAEAIAKEGVGLDSGGQGFRTVANTGVHGVQEVPHYHLHIMGGRVMGPMLALRD, from the coding sequence ATGGCTTTCGATTATGATGACAACAACATCTTTGCCAAGATCCTGCGCAACGAAATCCCCAACGACACCGTGGCCGAGAACGAACATGCGCTGGCCTTTCGCGACATCCGGCCTCAGGCGCCCAGCCATGTGCTGGTGATCCCCAAGGGGCGTTATGTCAGCTATGACGATTTCGCCGCCAATGCCTCGGATGCCGAGATCGTCGGCTTCACCCGGCTGTGCGCCGAGGCCATCGCCAAGGAAGGCGTCGGGCTGGATAGTGGCGGGCAGGGCTTCCGTACCGTGGCCAATACCGGCGTCCACGGCGTGCAGGAAGTGCCGCATTACCATCTGCACATCATGGGCGGGCGGGTGATGGGCCCGATGCTGGCGCTGCGCGACTGA
- a CDS encoding DUF5928 domain-containing protein produces the protein MARIAFILLTHKDPKGVIAQARRLTAAGDYVAIHFDARANSDDFRAIRTALADDPGVTFARKRLKCGWGEWSLVAATLEALKAAADAFPQATHFYMLSGDCLPIKSAEYVHNFLDAEDFDYIESFDFFESDWIKTGIKAERLIYRHWFNERTQKRLFYASMGLQQRFGLTRDIPKDIRMMIGSQWWCLRRETVESVMTFCESRPDVMRFFATTWIPDETFFQTLVAHLVPRRQIRTRTLTFLMFTDYGMPVTFYNDHYDLLLRQDYLFARKISPESLELRDRLGALWQETGMEFPLSGEGPRLFQFLVGRGRVGRRFAPRFWETEGSLGRSRMVLLIVAKKWHIAKRLTDGIRATTDIPAVDYVFNELAANLPDMGGVASTLDKRQRHRRALVKMLFDQMETPNLVLCLDPSALSLIADFASDRAETRILFVDSPFDDDYLRGHMIRVGLVSVGTPSEVVDRLLPVVRGDLEHEAERLRDMDFARFEVISPERTTDHNAEAIQRFLDVPPETAQQLAEIPHLFAD, from the coding sequence ATGGCCCGTATTGCCTTTATCCTGCTGACGCACAAGGATCCCAAGGGTGTCATTGCCCAGGCCCGGCGGCTGACTGCCGCGGGCGACTATGTCGCGATCCATTTCGATGCGCGCGCGAATTCCGACGATTTCCGCGCCATCCGCACTGCGCTGGCCGATGATCCCGGTGTCACCTTCGCGCGCAAGCGGCTGAAATGCGGCTGGGGCGAGTGGTCGCTGGTGGCCGCCACGCTGGAGGCGCTGAAGGCCGCCGCCGATGCGTTTCCGCAGGCGACGCATTTCTATATGCTGTCGGGCGATTGCCTGCCGATCAAGTCGGCGGAATATGTGCATAATTTTCTGGATGCCGAGGATTTCGACTATATCGAGAGCTTCGACTTCTTCGAAAGCGACTGGATCAAGACCGGCATCAAGGCCGAGCGGCTGATCTATCGCCACTGGTTCAACGAACGCACCCAGAAGCGGCTGTTTTATGCCAGCATGGGGTTGCAGCAGCGATTCGGCCTGACGCGGGACATCCCCAAGGACATCCGCATGATGATCGGGTCGCAATGGTGGTGCCTGCGGCGCGAGACTGTCGAAAGCGTGATGACCTTCTGTGAATCGCGCCCCGATGTGATGCGCTTCTTTGCCACGACATGGATCCCGGACGAGACCTTCTTTCAGACGCTGGTCGCCCATCTGGTGCCACGACGGCAGATCCGCACCCGGACACTGACCTTCCTGATGTTCACCGATTACGGCATGCCGGTGACCTTCTATAACGACCATTACGATCTGCTGCTGCGTCAGGACTATCTGTTCGCGCGCAAGATCAGCCCCGAGTCGCTTGAGCTGCGCGACAGGCTGGGTGCGCTGTGGCAGGAAACCGGGATGGAGTTTCCGCTGTCGGGCGAGGGGCCGCGGCTGTTTCAGTTCCTTGTCGGTCGGGGCCGCGTCGGGCGCCGTTTTGCCCCCCGCTTCTGGGAGACCGAGGGCAGTCTGGGCCGGTCGCGCATGGTGCTGCTGATCGTGGCCAAGAAATGGCACATCGCCAAGCGACTGACCGACGGCATCCGCGCCACGACCGACATTCCCGCCGTCGATTACGTCTTCAACGAGCTTGCGGCCAATCTGCCGGATATGGGCGGTGTCGCCTCGACGCTGGACAAGCGGCAGCGCCATCGCCGGGCGCTGGTCAAGATGCTGTTCGACCAGATGGAGACGCCGAATCTGGTGCTGTGCCTCGATCCGTCGGCGCTGTCGCTGATCGCGGATTTTGCGTCGGACCGGGCCGAGACGCGGATCCTGTTCGTGGACAGCCCCTTTGACGACGATTACCTGCGCGGCCACATGATCCGCGTGGGGCTGGTCAGTGTCGGCACCCCGTCCGAGGTCGTGGACCGCCTGCTGCCGGTCGTGCGCGGCGATCTGGAACACGAGGCCGAGCGGCTGCGCGACATGGATTTCGCCCGGTTCGAGGTGATCTCGCCCGAGCGCACCACCGACCACAATGCCGAGGCCATTCAGCGGTTTCTGGACGTGCCGCCCGAGACCGCGCAGCAGCTTGCCGAAATTCCCCATCTCTTCGCCGACTGA
- a CDS encoding sulfotransferase family protein yields the protein MAFPGVWMTESESMIYRVVPKCACSTIGQIMFYSDHGRFFDGDIHDSTDGLHKWSQEHSQKAIEQAVRHSKAPSFTVVRNPYARILSSFFDKIAGIQRNGRRYRGNLVPQLTQRYGIDVGSPENGFEFDQVASFRRFLLFARDTIRWRRPMEPDIHWSAMSGHISTFIVNGGHYDQIFYTETFNEGMQKLLDSAETPVKVDLASVPRFNESEGHGPKRAFKVSDYFDDLSRHLIWEIYKDDFQLFRYDFDDPDNKFPVGEIDLAEVHAKLGR from the coding sequence ATGGCATTTCCCGGCGTGTGGATGACCGAAAGCGAAAGCATGATCTATCGGGTCGTGCCAAAATGTGCCTGCTCGACCATTGGCCAGATCATGTTCTATTCCGATCACGGGCGGTTCTTTGATGGCGACATCCATGATTCGACCGACGGTCTGCACAAGTGGTCGCAGGAACACAGCCAGAAGGCAATCGAGCAGGCCGTCCGTCACAGCAAGGCCCCCAGCTTTACCGTGGTGCGCAACCCCTATGCCCGCATCCTGTCGTCCTTCTTCGACAAGATCGCCGGCATCCAGCGCAACGGCCGCCGTTATCGCGGCAATCTGGTGCCGCAGCTGACGCAGCGTTACGGAATCGATGTCGGCAGCCCCGAAAACGGTTTCGAGTTCGATCAGGTCGCCAGCTTTCGCCGATTCCTGCTGTTCGCCCGCGATACCATCCGCTGGCGCCGCCCGATGGAGCCCGACATCCACTGGTCGGCCATGTCGGGCCATATCTCGACCTTCATCGTGAATGGCGGCCATTACGACCAGATCTTCTATACCGAGACGTTCAACGAAGGCATGCAAAAGCTGCTGGACAGCGCCGAAACCCCGGTCAAGGTCGATCTGGCCTCGGTGCCGCGCTTCAACGAATCCGAAGGTCACGGGCCCAAGCGCGCCTTCAAGGTCAGCGATTATTTCGACGACCTGTCGCGGCACCTGATCTGGGAAATCTACAAGGATGATTTCCAGCTGTTCCGCTATGACTTCGACGATCCCGACAACAAGTTCCCGGTCGGAGAGATCGACCTGGCCGAAGTCCACGCCAAACTGGGCCGCTGA
- the dps gene encoding DNA starvation/stationary phase protection protein Dps — protein sequence MAVDVKGLTDNARKTAISELNARLADGLALALAIKQAHWNVKGPNFIAVHELFDTVYANLQAHLDVFAERVQQLDGVAEGTAEVVAKTSTLKAYPTDLTKSADHIRQICARMRDHGEKLRAAIDSTDEAGDANTADIFTAASQTADKDLWFLESHLE from the coding sequence ATGGCTGTTGACGTAAAGGGGCTGACAGACAATGCCCGCAAGACCGCGATTTCCGAACTGAATGCGCGACTGGCCGATGGGCTGGCGCTGGCGCTGGCGATCAAGCAGGCGCATTGGAACGTGAAGGGGCCGAATTTCATCGCCGTGCATGAGTTGTTCGACACGGTCTATGCCAATCTGCAAGCGCATCTGGATGTGTTTGCCGAGCGTGTGCAACAACTGGACGGCGTGGCCGAGGGCACGGCGGAAGTGGTCGCCAAGACCAGCACGCTGAAGGCCTATCCGACCGATCTGACGAAATCCGCCGATCATATCCGCCAGATCTGCGCGCGGATGCGGGATCATGGCGAGAAATTGCGCGCCGCCATCGATTCCACGGATGAGGCCGGGGATGCCAATACGGCGGATATCTTTACCGCCGCGTCACAGACCGCCGACAAGGATCTGTGGTTCCTGGAAAGCCATCTGGAATGA
- a CDS encoding acyl carrier protein, with amino-acid sequence MSDIADRVKKIVVEHLGVDEEKVVESASFIDDLGADSLDTVELVMAFEEEFGIEIPDDAAETIQTVGDAVTFIKGAL; translated from the coding sequence ATGAGCGATATCGCTGATCGCGTGAAGAAGATCGTGGTGGAGCATCTGGGTGTGGATGAAGAGAAGGTGGTCGAATCCGCCTCGTTCATCGACGATCTGGGTGCCGACAGCCTCGATACCGTGGAACTGGTGATGGCTTTCGAGGAAGAGTTCGGCATCGAGATCCCGGACGACGCCGCCGAGACCATCCAGACGGTTGGCGACGCGGTGACCTTCATCAAGGGCGCGCTCTGA
- the fabG gene encoding 3-oxoacyl-ACP reductase FabG, whose product MFDLTGRNALVTGASGGIGGAIAEALHAAGATVALSGTREAPLQELAGKLGSRAHVVPADLSDAESVLALPKVAAEAMGSVDILVNNAGITRDNLFMRMSDEEWAQVLEVNLTSVFRLSRAVLRGMMKARWGRIVNITSVVGATGNPGQGNYAAAKAGLVGMSKSLAYEVASRGITVNCVAPGFIATAMTDKLSDEQKDRILTQIPAGVMGRPEDIAAAVRYLSSPQAGYVTGTTLHVNGGMAML is encoded by the coding sequence ATGTTCGATCTGACAGGCAGGAACGCGCTGGTGACGGGCGCATCGGGGGGGATCGGCGGCGCGATCGCCGAGGCGCTGCACGCGGCGGGGGCAACGGTCGCCCTGTCGGGGACGCGCGAGGCGCCCTTGCAGGAGCTGGCGGGGAAGCTGGGCAGCCGCGCCCATGTGGTGCCTGCCGATCTGTCGGATGCCGAATCGGTTCTGGCGCTGCCGAAGGTGGCGGCCGAGGCGATGGGGTCGGTCGATATTCTGGTCAACAATGCCGGGATCACCCGCGACAATCTGTTCATGCGCATGTCCGACGAGGAATGGGCGCAGGTTCTGGAGGTGAATCTGACCAGCGTGTTCCGGCTGAGCCGCGCGGTGCTGCGCGGGATGATGAAGGCGCGCTGGGGGCGGATCGTTAACATCACCTCGGTTGTGGGGGCCACCGGCAATCCGGGGCAGGGCAACTATGCCGCTGCCAAGGCGGGGCTGGTCGGCATGTCGAAATCGCTGGCCTATGAGGTCGCAAGCCGTGGCATTACCGTGAATTGCGTGGCGCCGGGCTTTATCGCCACCGCCATGACCGACAAGCTGAGTGACGAGCAGAAGGACAGGATCCTGACGCAGATTCCGGCGGGAGTGATGGGGCGGCCCGAGGATATTGCCGCGGCGGTCCGGTATCTGTCCAGCCCGCAGGCGGGCTATGTCACCGGCACCACCTTGCATGTCAACGGCGGCATGGCCATGCTGTGA
- the fabD gene encoding ACP S-malonyltransferase — protein sequence MRAFVFPGQGAQTVGMGRELAEAYPAARDVFEQVDEALDEKLSALIWDGDIETLTLTQNAQPALMATSMAAFRAMEAEGFNILDANFVAGHSLGEYSALCAAGALSLEDTARLLRLRGQAMQEAVPVGQGAMAAILGLDFETVDRIAREVAGDEVVQAANDNDPSQVVISGHREAVERAAEALKAAGAKRAMMLPVSAPFHSVLMQPAAAVMADALAGVDIQPPAVPLIANVRAEAVIEPGAIRRLLVEQVTGTVRWRESIANMAGAGVVEFWEIGAGKALSGMIRRITKEATVRNVGAPADIAALKG from the coding sequence ATGCGGGCTTTCGTGTTTCCGGGGCAGGGGGCGCAGACCGTTGGCATGGGGCGCGAACTGGCCGAAGCCTATCCCGCCGCGCGCGATGTCTTCGAGCAGGTGGATGAGGCTTTGGATGAAAAGCTGTCGGCGCTGATCTGGGACGGCGATATCGAGACCCTGACCCTGACGCAGAACGCCCAGCCCGCGCTGATGGCGACCTCGATGGCGGCGTTCCGCGCGATGGAGGCCGAGGGGTTCAACATTCTGGATGCGAATTTCGTCGCCGGGCATTCGCTGGGGGAATATTCGGCGCTGTGTGCCGCGGGGGCGCTGTCGCTGGAGGATACGGCGCGGTTGCTGCGCCTGCGCGGGCAGGCCATGCAAGAGGCGGTGCCGGTCGGGCAGGGCGCCATGGCCGCGATCCTTGGGCTGGATTTCGAGACCGTTGACCGGATCGCGCGCGAGGTGGCGGGCGATGAGGTGGTTCAGGCGGCCAATGACAACGACCCCTCTCAGGTGGTGATCTCGGGCCACAGGGAGGCGGTCGAGCGTGCCGCCGAGGCGCTGAAGGCGGCGGGGGCCAAGCGGGCGATGATGCTGCCGGTTTCGGCACCGTTCCATTCGGTGCTGATGCAGCCTGCGGCGGCGGTGATGGCCGATGCGCTGGCCGGGGTTGATATCCAGCCGCCCGCCGTGCCGCTGATCGCCAATGTCCGCGCCGAGGCGGTGATCGAGCCGGGCGCGATCCGCCGCCTGCTGGTCGAGCAGGTCACCGGCACCGTGCGCTGGCGCGAATCGATCGCCAATATGGCCGGCGCCGGTGTGGTCGAGTTCTGGGAGATCGGCGCGGGCAAGGCGCTGTCCGGCATGATCCGGCGGATCACGAAAGAGGCCACGGTGCGCAATGTCGGCGCGCCGGCGGATATTGCGGCGCTGAAGGGCTGA
- the ndk gene encoding nucleoside-diphosphate kinase: protein MAIERTLSIIKPDATRRNLTGKINAKFEDAGLRIVAQKRIKLSPEQAGKFYEVHKERPFYGELVEFMASEPVVVQVLEGEGAIAKNRDVMGATNPADAAEGTIRKEFALSVGENSVHGSDAPETAAQEIAFFFSGLELVG from the coding sequence ATGGCTATCGAACGCACTCTCTCGATCATCAAACCCGACGCCACCCGTCGCAACCTGACCGGCAAGATCAATGCCAAGTTTGAGGATGCCGGCCTGCGCATCGTCGCGCAGAAGCGCATCAAGCTGTCGCCCGAGCAGGCCGGCAAGTTCTATGAAGTCCACAAGGAACGCCCCTTCTATGGCGAGCTGGTCGAGTTCATGGCCTCTGAACCCGTCGTCGTGCAGGTGCTGGAAGGCGAAGGCGCGATTGCAAAGAACCGCGACGTGATGGGCGCGACCAACCCTGCCGATGCGGCCGAGGGCACCATCCGCAAGGAGTTCGCGCTGTCGGTCGGCGAAAACTCGGTCCACGGCTCGGACGCGCCGGAAACCGCCGCGCAGGAAATCGCCTTCTTCTTCTCGGGCCTTGAACTGGTCGGCTGA
- a CDS encoding GNAT family N-acetyltransferase, with product MQPIVKGRYRGRLAQSAADIRAAQALRWLCFVARNGDAATRDDLDRDDMDDSCQHMLVEDRDSGQLVCTFRFLPLSGGHEIGRSYSAQFYNLRSLEGFNAPMVEMGRFCIHPEWRDPGILRIAWAAMTRFVDDNGIEMLFGCSSFIGTRPEEHAEAFAMLRERHLAPRRWWPRVKAPNVFRFARALARRQPDPRRAMAAMPPLLRSYLAMGGWVSDHAVVDPALQTMHVFTGVEIRAIPDSRKRLLRADAV from the coding sequence ATGCAACCGATTGTCAAAGGCCGCTATCGGGGCCGTCTGGCCCAGTCCGCGGCCGATATCCGCGCCGCGCAGGCGCTGCGCTGGCTGTGCTTCGTCGCCCGCAATGGCGATGCAGCCACCCGCGACGATCTTGACCGCGACGATATGGACGACAGTTGCCAGCACATGCTGGTCGAGGATCGCGACAGCGGTCAGCTGGTCTGCACCTTCCGCTTTCTGCCGCTGTCGGGCGGGCACGAGATCGGGCGCAGCTATTCGGCGCAATTCTACAACCTTCGCAGCCTCGAAGGCTTCAACGCCCCGATGGTCGAGATGGGGCGGTTCTGCATCCATCCCGAATGGCGCGATCCGGGCATCCTGCGCATCGCATGGGCCGCCATGACCCGCTTTGTCGATGACAACGGGATCGAGATGCTGTTCGGCTGCTCCAGCTTCATCGGCACCCGGCCCGAGGAACATGCCGAAGCCTTCGCCATGTTGCGCGAACGGCATCTGGCACCGCGCCGCTGGTGGCCACGGGTCAAGGCGCCAAATGTGTTCCGCTTTGCCCGGGCGCTGGCCCGCAGGCAGCCCGATCCGCGCCGCGCCATGGCCGCGATGCCGCCGCTGCTGCGCAGCTATCTGGCGATGGGTGGCTGGGTCAGCGATCACGCCGTGGTCGATCCGGCGTTGCAGACGATGCATGTCTTTACCGGGGTAGAGATCCGCGCCATCCCCGATTCGCGCAAGCGCCTGCTGCGCGCCGATGCGGTCTAG
- a CDS encoding MurR/RpiR family transcriptional regulator, which produces MDGGPPLSADQFNDRLRQIHDSLPRRLRQCADYAARHQARLAQATVADFARGAGVPASAVVRFSQVMGFSGYAQLRQLFRSPFEMPRTDYTQRLAELRSRGQGQSVQLLADFIGAARESLDRMADSIMPDRFEAAVQLLADADLVHTIGFGRCFPIAAQVAHGWDRMEVPQVLHGAAGDLPGLQAIRAGDALLLIATSPISDELRRFVTSLPRSDARLVAVCDPGVEMHLRHRAICLVLAEAEAAGFRTLASMMTLTLALAAAVAALRVPTGSDLTAVG; this is translated from the coding sequence ATGGACGGCGGCCCGCCGCTGAGCGCTGATCAGTTCAATGACAGGCTGAGGCAAATTCACGATTCCCTGCCGCGCCGCTTGCGGCAATGCGCCGATTACGCCGCCCGGCATCAGGCGCGGCTGGCGCAGGCGACGGTGGCCGATTTCGCTCGTGGCGCGGGGGTGCCGGCCTCGGCCGTGGTGCGGTTTTCGCAGGTCATGGGGTTTTCGGGCTATGCCCAGCTGCGGCAACTGTTCCGCAGCCCCTTCGAGATGCCGCGCACCGATTATACCCAGCGTCTGGCCGAGCTGCGCAGCCGCGGACAGGGGCAGTCGGTGCAATTGCTGGCCGATTTCATTGGCGCGGCGCGGGAATCACTGGATCGCATGGCCGACAGCATCATGCCCGATCGTTTCGAGGCTGCCGTACAACTGCTTGCCGATGCCGATCTGGTCCATACCATCGGCTTTGGCCGCTGTTTTCCGATTGCCGCACAGGTTGCGCATGGCTGGGACCGGATGGAAGTGCCGCAGGTGCTGCATGGCGCGGCAGGCGATCTGCCCGGATTGCAGGCGATCCGGGCCGGCGATGCGCTGCTGCTGATCGCGACCTCTCCGATCAGCGACGAATTGCGGCGTTTCGTCACCTCACTGCCGCGTTCCGATGCAAGGCTGGTCGCGGTCTGCGATCCGGGGGTGGAAATGCACCTGCGTCACCGCGCGATCTGTCTGGTGCTGGCCGAGGCCGAGGCGGCGGGCTTTCGCACCCTGGCCTCGATGATGACGTTGACACTGGCGCTGGCGGCAGCGGTGGCGGCGTTGCGCGTCCCGACGGGATCGGATCTGACGGCGGTGGGCTAG
- a CDS encoding DNA polymerase III subunit chi gives MGNALFYHLTRSPAEALLPVLIGKALAAGWRVELRSAAPDRAEYLDQHLWQGDGFLPHGLAGGPHDARQPVLLTIAGRHGAAANKAGCLMAVDGAEIAPEECQILQRSCIIFDGGDSSAVQRARGQWRSLTSAGVQAEYWSEETGRWQRKA, from the coding sequence ATGGGCAATGCGCTGTTCTATCATCTGACCCGCTCGCCCGCAGAGGCGCTGCTGCCAGTGCTGATCGGCAAGGCGCTGGCGGCGGGCTGGCGGGTGGAGCTGCGCAGCGCCGCGCCGGATCGCGCCGAATATCTGGATCAGCATCTGTGGCAGGGCGATGGTTTCCTGCCGCATGGGCTGGCTGGCGGGCCGCATGATGCCCGCCAGCCGGTGCTGCTGACCATCGCCGGCCGGCATGGCGCGGCGGCCAACAAGGCGGGCTGTCTGATGGCCGTGGACGGGGCCGAAATCGCCCCCGAGGAATGCCAGATCCTGCAACGCAGCTGCATCATTTTCGACGGTGGTGATTCGTCGGCGGTCCAGCGCGCACGCGGGCAATGGCGGTCGCTGACCTCGGCAGGGGTTCAGGCCGAATACTGGTCCGAGGAAACGGGCCGCTGGCAGCGCAAAGCCTGA
- a CDS encoding leucyl aminopeptidase yields MTQPVEITFVETATDKLAGHEGRVALILGPGGRLPAGLPRPAREAALRALASKQGKAMKPGGVLELAFPAAMKAEALQLIWLPPSSTAQDARRAGAAIGARLGKVHTLVLAGGHRRAQDVALGLALRGYDFSAYQTGAGESDDPAPDTATDTPAEPPQAVSRQGAADDARLTDAQTGADAAGDASLRVGESARVTFMVRDPEAQAKLATHAAAVAEGVFFTRDLINEPANVLTTSDFADRLKAMEEIGLTVEVLDEDELQKLGMRALLAVGQGSETPSKVVVMRWNGGGDEAPLALVGKGVVFDTGGISIKPAAGMEEMTMDMGGAGVVAGVMRTLALRRAKANVVGLVGLVENMPDGRAQRPGDIVKSMKGDTIEVINTDAEGRLVLADVLWYAQTRFQPAAVIDLATLTGAVIIALGHDNAGVFCNDDALAGQILSAARAEGEGAWRLPLAPAYDKLIKSRLADMKNTGGRPAGSITAAQFLQRFVRKGQPWAHIDIAGVALPPSATDLAPKGATGWGVMTLDRLVRDRFEAK; encoded by the coding sequence ATGACCCAGCCTGTCGAGATCACCTTCGTCGAAACCGCCACCGATAAACTGGCCGGGCATGAAGGGCGGGTCGCGCTGATATTGGGGCCGGGTGGACGTCTGCCCGCCGGTCTGCCCCGCCCCGCACGAGAGGCCGCGCTGAGGGCGCTGGCCTCGAAACAGGGCAAGGCGATGAAGCCGGGCGGCGTGCTGGAACTGGCCTTTCCCGCCGCGATGAAGGCCGAGGCGCTGCAACTGATCTGGCTGCCGCCTTCCTCGACCGCGCAGGATGCGCGCCGCGCCGGTGCCGCCATCGGCGCACGTCTGGGCAAGGTGCATACGCTGGTTCTGGCGGGCGGGCACCGGCGGGCGCAGGATGTCGCGCTGGGGCTGGCGCTGCGGGGCTATGATTTTTCGGCCTATCAGACCGGGGCGGGGGAATCGGATGATCCGGCACCCGACACCGCCACCGACACCCCGGCCGAGCCGCCGCAGGCCGTGTCGCGTCAGGGCGCGGCTGACGATGCCCGGCTGACGGATGCGCAGACCGGAGCGGATGCGGCAGGCGATGCTTCTCTGCGCGTGGGGGAAAGCGCCCGCGTGACCTTCATGGTCCGCGATCCCGAGGCGCAGGCCAAGCTGGCCACCCATGCCGCCGCCGTGGCCGAAGGGGTGTTCTTTACCCGCGATCTGATCAATGAACCGGCCAACGTCCTGACCACCAGCGATTTCGCCGACCGGCTGAAGGCGATGGAGGAAATCGGCCTGACCGTCGAGGTTCTGGACGAGGACGAGCTGCAAAAACTGGGGATGCGCGCGCTGCTGGCCGTGGGGCAGGGCAGCGAAACGCCGTCGAAGGTGGTGGTCATGCGCTGGAACGGCGGCGGCGACGAGGCACCGCTGGCGCTGGTCGGCAAGGGCGTGGTGTTCGACACCGGCGGCATCTCGATCAAGCCCGCCGCCGGCATGGAAGAGATGACGATGGACATGGGCGGTGCCGGTGTCGTGGCGGGCGTCATGCGCACGCTGGCCCTGCGCCGGGCCAAGGCGAACGTGGTCGGGCTGGTCGGTCTGGTCGAGAACATGCCCGACGGGCGCGCGCAACGTCCCGGCGATATCGTGAAGTCGATGAAGGGCGACACGATCGAAGTCATCAATACCGATGCCGAGGGCCGGCTGGTTCTGGCCGATGTGCTTTGGTATGCGCAGACCCGCTTTCAGCCTGCGGCGGTGATCGACCTTGCGACGCTGACCGGGGCGGTCATCATCGCGCTGGGGCATGACAATGCCGGGGTGTTTTGCAACGATGATGCGCTGGCGGGCCAGATCCTGTCCGCCGCCAGGGCCGAGGGCGAGGGCGCATGGCGTCTGCCGCTGGCCCCGGCCTATGACAAGCTGATCAAGTCGCGGCTGGCCGATATGAAAAATACCGGTGGGCGCCCGGCGGGCTCGATCACGGCGGCGCAGTTCCTGCAACGCTTTGTCCGCAAGGGGCAGCCATGGGCGCATATCGACATCGCCGGGGTGGCGCTGCCGCCCTCGGCCACGGATCTGGCGCCGAAGGGGGCGACCGGCTGGGGCGTGATGACGCTGGACCGTCTGGTGCGCGACCGTTTCGAGGCGAAGTGA